A single Aerosakkonema funiforme FACHB-1375 DNA region contains:
- a CDS encoding ABC transporter ATP-binding protein, producing the protein MLHIKRLSKSFGKRQVLQDLTLHVQLGEIYGLLGPNGAGKTTTINIICNLLKEDRGEITLNKQPISEATKSLIGVAPQDNLLYNSLTCAENLDFFARIYGLSAQQRWEQVQVCLEAVNLVDRAKSPVETLSGGMKRRLNIAVALVHQPKLVILDEPTTGLDIEARYEVWELIRNLKKQGITVLLTTHLLDEAERLCDKIGIIKGGRIVVEGSLSALRELIPAQEIVVVQTRDEESAIARAKQLGFTHRRYGNDLAFWLPKHLELKEIIACFDGIAVDAIARSPVRLEHIYVEVTQG; encoded by the coding sequence ATGCTGCATATTAAGAGGTTAAGTAAGTCTTTTGGGAAGCGACAAGTTCTTCAGGATTTGACGTTGCACGTTCAACTGGGTGAAATTTACGGGTTGTTGGGGCCAAATGGTGCAGGGAAGACTACTACTATCAATATAATATGTAATTTGCTGAAGGAAGATAGGGGAGAAATTACGCTTAATAAGCAACCGATTTCTGAGGCGACTAAATCGCTGATTGGGGTAGCGCCGCAAGATAATTTACTTTACAACAGTCTCACTTGTGCGGAAAATTTGGATTTTTTTGCGCGGATTTACGGGTTATCAGCACAGCAGCGCTGGGAACAGGTACAAGTTTGTTTGGAGGCTGTTAATTTGGTAGATAGGGCTAAGAGTCCGGTGGAAACTCTCAGCGGTGGGATGAAGCGGCGGTTGAATATTGCTGTGGCGTTGGTACATCAGCCGAAGTTGGTGATTTTGGATGAACCGACGACGGGTTTGGATATTGAGGCGCGTTATGAGGTTTGGGAGTTAATTCGGAATCTGAAAAAGCAGGGTATTACTGTTTTGTTGACGACGCATTTGTTGGATGAAGCTGAGCGGCTTTGCGATAAGATTGGTATTATTAAAGGTGGGCGAATTGTGGTTGAGGGGAGTTTGTCTGCGTTGCGAGAATTGATTCCGGCGCAGGAAATTGTTGTGGTGCAAACGCGGGATGAAGAGAGTGCGATCGCACGCGCCAAACAACTCGGCTTTACCCATCGACGCTACGGTAACGATTTGGCTTTCTGGTTGCCAAAACATTTGGAATTGAAGGAAATTATCGCGTGTTTTGATGGGATTGCTGTGGATGCGATCGCGCGATCGCCCGTGCGTTTGGAACATATTTATGTGGAGGTGACACAAGGTTAA
- a CDS encoding ABC transporter permease, producing MKYWGETLAVAQRILIELLRRRRSLIFWSIFPVSVLLLNGFIVAERAQLSMAQAFEYAAPTTVVGAALFFSCLGGSVATVVSEREQQTLKRLFISPLSGISYFLGIFVAHSCIGIGQTLLIYTIAAFWQAKFQGSILLGGIIILLSIISYVGVGFVLGTQFARRTEDVNALVAAFGVPLLILGGAFVPSFVFPKTLLNLAKFNPVYHMIQAFLQVSDEGKNFADIEFHFWFLYAFAIVMVGAGWLCYRRMLSVERRL from the coding sequence ATGAAATACTGGGGCGAAACGCTGGCTGTGGCGCAGCGAATTTTGATTGAATTGTTACGGCGGCGACGCAGCCTGATTTTTTGGTCTATTTTTCCGGTTTCTGTCCTTTTACTTAACGGTTTTATTGTGGCAGAACGCGCCCAACTGTCAATGGCTCAGGCTTTTGAATACGCTGCCCCCACAACGGTGGTGGGTGCGGCGTTGTTTTTTAGCTGCCTGGGTGGTAGTGTAGCAACCGTGGTGTCAGAACGAGAACAGCAAACCCTCAAGCGTCTGTTTATCTCGCCGCTAAGCGGAATTTCCTACTTTCTGGGCATTTTTGTAGCTCACAGCTGCATAGGCATCGGTCAAACTCTCCTAATATACACAATTGCGGCTTTTTGGCAAGCCAAGTTTCAAGGTTCTATCCTCCTGGGAGGAATTATTATTTTACTAAGTATTATCTCGTATGTTGGTGTAGGGTTTGTTCTCGGTACGCAATTTGCGCGTCGCACTGAAGATGTCAATGCTTTGGTGGCGGCTTTTGGTGTGCCTCTGTTAATTTTGGGGGGCGCGTTTGTGCCAAGTTTCGTGTTTCCTAAGACTCTACTGAATCTAGCTAAATTTAACCCAGTTTACCATATGATTCAGGCGTTTTTACAAGTGTCTGATGAGGGAAAAAATTTTGCTGATATTGAGTTTCATTTTTGGTTTTTATATGCTTTTGCTATTGTAATGGTGGGAGCGGGATGGCTGTGCTATCGGCGAATGTTAAGTGTAGAGAGGAGGTTGTGA